Proteins co-encoded in one Kutzneria chonburiensis genomic window:
- a CDS encoding class II aldolase/adducin family protein — MAEVSESLRRRGWTLAAASVSIRLPHGAEALVTAGQEVARIRVADATAVGRSPSSASAAALHAALYRALPRCNAVVHAQPPVAMAIAARAWRRGADEVRLGEDAFAVPVRGDLTDMPTSDTPPALLVAGYGATTWGTTLEIALHRLERLEHLCQQSLLAGVASAAGARAA, encoded by the coding sequence ATGGCCGAGGTCTCGGAGTCGCTCCGGCGGCGGGGGTGGACCCTGGCCGCCGCCAGTGTCTCGATCCGCCTGCCCCACGGCGCCGAGGCCCTCGTCACCGCCGGCCAGGAGGTGGCCCGCATCCGCGTCGCCGATGCCACTGCCGTTGGCCGGTCCCCGTCGTCCGCCTCGGCGGCCGCGCTGCACGCGGCGCTGTACCGCGCCCTGCCCCGGTGCAACGCCGTTGTGCACGCGCAGCCGCCCGTAGCCATGGCCATTGCCGCCAGGGCCTGGCGTCGCGGTGCCGACGAGGTCCGCCTGGGAGAGGACGCCTTCGCCGTTCCCGTACGCGGCGACCTGACGGACATGCCGACCTCGGACACCCCGCCCGCGCTGCTCGTCGCCGGTTACGGCGCCACGACCTGGGGCACCACCCTGGAGATCGCGCTGCATCGCCTTGAGCGCCTGGAACACCTGTGCCAGCAGAGCCTGCTGGCCGGCGTCGCCAGTGCGGCTGGTGCCAGGGCGGCGTGA
- a CDS encoding alpha/beta fold hydrolase: MVVGAAALNEIVASLAGARARDESWLRMIAAALTDTADGVFEAMVDGEQEPVDWASVLKPITVPVLAVAPDPGESGGQLVGARLAEFRTALPGAQVVVVPGAGHHVELDRPVELLRLVDGFLRR, from the coding sequence GTGGTGGTTGGCGCGGCGGCCCTGAACGAGATCGTGGCCTCGCTGGCGGGGGCGCGCGCTCGGGACGAGTCGTGGCTGCGGATGATCGCGGCGGCGTTGACGGACACCGCGGACGGGGTTTTCGAGGCGATGGTGGACGGCGAGCAGGAGCCCGTCGACTGGGCATCGGTGTTGAAGCCGATCACTGTGCCGGTGCTCGCGGTGGCGCCGGATCCGGGTGAGTCCGGCGGCCAGCTGGTCGGGGCGCGGTTGGCGGAGTTTCGGACGGCGTTGCCCGGGGCGCAGGTCGTGGTGGTGCCGGGAGCCGGGCATCACGTGGAGCTGGACCGGCCGGTGGAATTGCTGCGGTTGGTGGACGGGTTCTTGCGTCGGTGA
- a CDS encoding non-ribosomal peptide synthetase, which yields MSEIADLLPLVDDPAVTDRIARLTRRQRALLDALVRWQAGTKAAENRIEPRPVGTAGIPLSYAQSRLWFVDQLQPGSPAYNCPIAVRLRGDLDVGALLRSLRAIVDRHESLRTRFGSRDGSPFQIVEPHIELDFDLVDLSGRAEQEREQELIGYVLEDGGKPFDLAAGPVIRTSLIRMDPRHHVLLMNMHHIATDGWSMRLFYEELAELYAAHKQGRPSALPPLPVQYPDFSIWEQKFLSGDGIKGELQYWRRQLAGLPELDLPTDRPHPPLATPTGSVTYFRMGEPEVAAVTEFGREQRATLYMTMLAAFMALLGRYSGQTDFAVSTSVAGRPRPEVESLIGFFVNTLVMRADLTGDPTFRQLVDRVRETTVAAFANANVPFERLVDELQPVRDPGRIPLAPVIFLVDSTPDEGPKLDGLVVEPVEHDAGTAKFDLLLAIRVTDGRLRGRVQYRGDLFDHDTVVRFLDHYQVLLNAAVAAPDQPISALPVLTEAEHTQLVLVPNRTAHDFPDTLGLHQLFEQQATARPDGIAARFGDTEITYRELDTAANHLAHHLIGHGVRRGDRVGLVLRRTPELLTAILGVLKAGASYVPLDPNYPAERLTFMVSDADLCAVVTEQAVADAVPPTGVPVIDLVADADLLQAESDARPEVHVDSAEDIAYVIYTSGSTGTPKGIRLAHRGVVNNLTDLNRRFGIGPGDSALALSSPSFDMCVYETLGMLTSGGTVVLPDPEAAKDPVHWAGLLVRHGVTVWNSAPSLLELLVEHLDNVPTALPSLRVAWLGGDWIPVTLPDRIRSHAVNLNVISLGGATEASIHSIIHPVTAVDPEWTSIPYGVPMANQEAYILDEAMQPVPVGVPGELYLGGVGLAKGYLNRPELTAEKFPRWQGKRVFRTGDLAKWRRDGEIELLGRKDFLVKVNGLRIELGEIETALREHPQVADAVVAVRDNAGDKGLVGFVVAGPGGALDLADVRKRLEQRLPGYMIPPVLAVLDEIPVSPNGKIDRLALPEIRRDGIADGTGGPPTTDSERHVVAVWQELLGVDSIGVDEDFFDLGGDSFKAIRVVQQIRPGLPVVELFKNPTARRLGAFLDSTEADAAGGAPRMLHLLSPRPSARPAVSLVCVPFGGGNVVSYQPLANNLPERFALWSTALPGHELSRPDEPLLPIAESAKLLAEEIIERIDGPVALYGQCAGTTLVLEAAALLEERGVELEAVYLGALLPDPEPEVSVRRGIDDGGPTEEFYQALRSLGGFDGALSEADLAAILEIVWHDLLEASRFFLDRESRPPVKLRAPVRVIVGDEDQATRGFEERFTEWERFAYSVRLAVLPGGGHYFVTYNASELAEVLAAFHRA from the coding sequence ATGAGCGAGATCGCCGATCTCCTGCCGCTGGTTGACGATCCCGCGGTCACGGACCGGATCGCCCGGCTGACCCGCCGCCAGCGCGCCCTGCTGGACGCGCTGGTGCGCTGGCAGGCCGGCACCAAGGCGGCGGAGAACCGGATCGAGCCGCGGCCCGTCGGCACGGCCGGAATCCCGTTGTCCTACGCCCAGTCCCGGCTGTGGTTCGTCGACCAGCTCCAGCCCGGCAGCCCCGCGTACAACTGCCCGATCGCGGTGCGGCTGCGCGGCGACCTCGACGTGGGCGCGCTGCTGCGCAGCCTGCGGGCCATCGTGGACCGGCACGAGTCGCTGCGGACCCGGTTCGGCTCCCGCGACGGCAGCCCGTTCCAGATCGTCGAGCCGCACATCGAGCTGGACTTCGACCTCGTCGACCTGTCCGGCCGGGCCGAGCAGGAGCGTGAGCAGGAGCTCATCGGCTACGTGCTGGAAGACGGCGGCAAGCCCTTCGACCTGGCCGCCGGGCCGGTGATCCGGACCAGCCTGATCCGGATGGACCCGCGGCACCACGTGCTGCTGATGAACATGCACCACATCGCCACCGACGGCTGGTCGATGCGGCTGTTCTACGAGGAGCTGGCCGAGCTGTACGCGGCGCACAAGCAGGGCCGGCCGTCGGCCCTGCCGCCGCTGCCCGTGCAGTACCCGGACTTCTCCATCTGGGAGCAGAAGTTCCTGTCCGGCGACGGGATCAAGGGCGAGCTCCAGTACTGGCGGCGGCAGCTGGCCGGGCTGCCCGAGCTGGACCTGCCGACCGACCGCCCGCACCCGCCGCTGGCCACGCCGACCGGCTCGGTCACGTACTTCCGGATGGGCGAGCCGGAGGTGGCCGCGGTCACCGAGTTCGGCCGCGAGCAGCGGGCCACGCTGTACATGACCATGCTGGCCGCGTTCATGGCGCTGCTGGGCCGCTACAGCGGGCAGACCGACTTCGCGGTGTCGACCTCGGTCGCCGGCCGGCCGCGGCCGGAGGTCGAGTCGCTGATCGGGTTCTTCGTCAACACGCTGGTGATGCGGGCCGACCTGACCGGCGATCCGACGTTCCGGCAGCTGGTCGACCGGGTCCGGGAGACCACGGTGGCCGCCTTCGCCAACGCCAACGTGCCGTTCGAGCGGCTGGTCGACGAGCTCCAGCCGGTGCGCGACCCGGGCCGCATCCCGCTGGCGCCGGTGATCTTCCTGGTCGACAGCACCCCGGACGAGGGCCCGAAGCTGGACGGCCTGGTGGTGGAGCCGGTCGAGCACGACGCCGGCACGGCCAAGTTCGACCTGCTGCTGGCGATCCGGGTCACCGACGGCCGGCTGCGCGGCCGCGTGCAGTACCGCGGCGACCTGTTCGACCACGACACCGTGGTCCGCTTCCTCGATCACTACCAGGTGCTGCTCAACGCCGCCGTGGCCGCGCCGGACCAGCCGATCTCGGCGCTGCCGGTGCTGACCGAGGCCGAGCACACCCAGCTGGTGCTGGTCCCGAACCGGACCGCGCACGACTTCCCGGACACCCTTGGCCTGCACCAGTTGTTCGAGCAGCAGGCCACCGCCCGGCCGGACGGCATCGCGGCCCGGTTCGGCGACACGGAGATCACCTACCGCGAGCTCGACACGGCCGCGAACCACCTGGCCCACCACCTGATCGGCCACGGCGTGCGCCGCGGCGACCGGGTCGGGCTGGTGCTGCGCCGGACCCCCGAGCTGCTCACGGCGATCCTCGGTGTGCTCAAGGCCGGCGCGAGCTACGTGCCGCTCGACCCGAACTACCCGGCCGAGCGCCTCACGTTCATGGTCTCCGACGCCGACCTCTGCGCCGTGGTGACCGAGCAGGCCGTGGCCGACGCCGTGCCGCCGACCGGGGTTCCCGTGATCGACCTGGTCGCCGACGCGGACCTGCTGCAAGCCGAGTCCGACGCTCGCCCCGAGGTGCACGTCGACTCGGCCGAGGACATCGCCTACGTCATCTACACCTCGGGCTCCACCGGCACGCCCAAGGGCATCCGGCTGGCCCACCGCGGTGTGGTCAACAACCTGACCGACCTCAACCGCCGCTTCGGCATCGGCCCCGGCGACAGCGCACTGGCCCTGTCCTCACCCAGCTTCGACATGTGCGTGTACGAGACGCTGGGCATGCTGACCAGCGGCGGCACCGTGGTCCTGCCCGACCCGGAGGCGGCCAAGGATCCCGTGCACTGGGCCGGACTGCTCGTCCGACACGGCGTCACGGTGTGGAACTCGGCGCCGTCGCTGCTGGAACTGCTGGTGGAGCATCTGGACAACGTGCCGACCGCGCTGCCGTCGCTGCGGGTGGCCTGGCTGGGCGGTGACTGGATCCCGGTCACGCTGCCCGACCGGATCCGTTCGCACGCGGTGAATCTGAACGTGATCAGCCTCGGCGGGGCGACGGAGGCGTCCATTCACTCGATCATCCACCCGGTCACCGCGGTGGATCCGGAATGGACGAGCATCCCGTACGGCGTGCCGATGGCCAACCAGGAGGCATACATCCTGGACGAGGCCATGCAGCCGGTGCCGGTCGGCGTGCCGGGCGAGCTGTATCTCGGCGGCGTCGGCCTGGCCAAGGGCTACCTGAACCGGCCGGAGCTGACCGCGGAGAAGTTCCCGCGCTGGCAGGGCAAGCGCGTGTTCCGCACCGGCGACCTGGCCAAGTGGCGGCGCGACGGCGAGATCGAGCTGTTGGGCCGCAAGGACTTCCTGGTCAAGGTGAACGGACTGCGGATAGAGCTGGGTGAGATCGAGACCGCGCTGCGGGAGCACCCGCAGGTGGCCGACGCGGTCGTCGCGGTCCGGGACAACGCCGGCGACAAGGGCCTGGTCGGCTTCGTGGTGGCCGGTCCCGGCGGCGCGCTGGACCTGGCCGACGTGCGCAAGCGGCTGGAGCAGCGGCTGCCCGGCTACATGATCCCGCCGGTGCTGGCCGTGCTGGACGAGATCCCGGTCAGCCCCAACGGCAAGATCGACCGCCTGGCGCTGCCGGAGATCCGGCGCGACGGCATCGCCGACGGCACCGGCGGACCGCCGACCACCGACTCCGAGCGGCACGTGGTCGCGGTGTGGCAGGAGCTGCTCGGCGTCGACTCGATCGGCGTCGACGAGGACTTCTTCGATCTCGGCGGCGACTCGTTCAAGGCGATCCGGGTGGTGCAGCAGATCCGTCCCGGCCTGCCGGTGGTGGAGCTGTTCAAGAACCCGACCGCGCGGCGGCTGGGCGCGTTCCTGGACTCGACCGAGGCGGACGCGGCCGGTGGCGCGCCGCGGATGCTGCACCTGCTGTCGCCACGGCCGTCCGCGCGGCCGGCGGTGTCGCTGGTGTGCGTTCCGTTCGGTGGCGGCAACGTCGTGTCGTACCAGCCGCTGGCCAACAACCTGCCCGAGCGGTTCGCTCTGTGGTCCACCGCCTTGCCCGGGCACGAGCTGTCCCGCCCGGACGAGCCGCTGCTGCCGATCGCGGAGTCCGCGAAGCTGCTGGCCGAGGAGATCATCGAGCGCATCGACGGCCCGGTCGCCCTGTACGGGCAGTGCGCCGGCACCACGCTCGTGCTGGAGGCCGCCGCGCTGCTCGAGGAACGCGGCGTCGAGCTCGAGGCCGTCTACCTCGGGGCGCTGCTGCCCGATCCGGAGCCCGAGGTCAGCGTCCGGCGCGGCATCGACGACGGCGGCCCCACCGAGGAGTTCTACCAGGCCCTGCGGTCGCTCGGCGGCTTCGACGGCGCCCTCAGCGAGGCCGACCTGGCCGCGATCCTGGAGATCGTCTGGCACGACCTCCTCGAGGCGTCGCGGTTCTTCCTCGACCGGGAGAGCCGGCCGCCGGTGAAGCTGCGGGCCCCGGTCCGCGTCATCGTCGGCGACGAGGACCAGGCCACGCGCGGGTTCGAGGAGCGGTTCACCGAGTGGGAGCGGTTCGCCTATTCGGTGCGGCTGGCCGTGCTGCCCGGCGGCGGCCACTACTTCGTCACCTACAACGCGTCCGAGCTCGCGGAGGTGCTCGCGGCGTTCCACCGGGCGTGA